In Malus sylvestris chromosome 16, drMalSylv7.2, whole genome shotgun sequence, the following are encoded in one genomic region:
- the LOC126607323 gene encoding uncharacterized protein LOC126607323 has product MESNHIMVKQKLGFFDILKQPLNLTYKNTHFILLIFLSSLPLFCFLLYYELLLQKTLVRISEFVRHQHPDSFGYHWQTLLHTATRTIVIFSNNLIQLGILYLVPFHLLELCSVYVTVDSASKSHRPKRKPAIRAGAGLRGTVVTSIWVLFFSTCTLLGSTWLASIYYVILRNLGGKYNMYFGVFYRAACMALLAKYLEWSSIWNMAIVISVLEDKHGANALMLSASLIRGSERRRCQGLVISLVFSVFGLVLRGSCWFFACCGRRNGVVAHAGVFCILNVMKWVVFVVYFNSCKRQSLWRKGGGKAFGDNGWNAKTAYEVCVPPDDGLDVRTC; this is encoded by the coding sequence ATGGAAAGCAACCATATCATGGTGAAGCAAAAGTTAGGGTTCTTTGACATACTGAAACAACCTCTTAACTTAACCTACAAGAATACCCACTTTATTCTGCTCatctttctctcctctctccctctcttctgcTTCTTACTCTACTATGAACTATTGCTCCAGAAAACCCTGGTCCGAATCTCGGAATTCGTACGCCATCAACACCCCGATTCCTTCGGGTACCATTGGCAAACGCTGCTCCATACAGCCACAAGAACGATCGTTATATTTTCCAACAACTTGATCCAACTGGGAATTCTCTACCTTGTGCCTTTTCATCTCCTAGAGCTTTGCTCCGTTTATGTCACCGTTGATTCGGCATCAAAGAGCCATCGTCCAAAGCGAAAACCGGCGATCAGAGCCGGAGCCGGTTTGAGAGGCACCGTCGTCACGTCCATCTGGGTTCTTTTCTTCTCAACTTGTACTCTACTTGGATCAACATGGTTAGCATCAATCTACTACGTAATACTGAGGAACTTAGGGGGTAAATATAATATgtattttggagtgttttataGGGCAGCTTGTATGGCATTGCTAGCAAAATATTTAGAATGGAGCTCTATATGGAACATGGCAATTGTGATTTCAGTACTGGAGGATAAACATGGAGCCAATGCATTGATGCTCTCAGCTTCTCTAATCAGAGGTAGCGAGCGGCGACGGTGTCAAGGACTTGTTATTTCACTCGTCTTCTCTGTTTTCGGACTCGTTTTAAGAGGGTCGTGCTGGTTTTTCGCATGCTGTGGAAGGAGGAACGGAGTTGTTGCTCATGCGGGAGTTTTCTGCATCTTGAATGTGATGAAGTGGGTTGTCTTCGTGGTTTACTTCAACAGCTGCAAAAGGCAGAGCTTGTGGAGGAAAGGAGGCGGTAAAGCTTTCGGAGACAATGGTTGGAATGCCAAAACGGCGTATGAGGTTTGTGTTCCGCCAGACGACGGACTTGATGTCCGGACCTGTTGA